One Candidatus Omnitrophota bacterium DNA segment encodes these proteins:
- a CDS encoding ketoacyl-ACP synthase III, translating into MKKVGIIGVGEYLPEKILTNADLEKMVDTSDEWITTRTGIRERHMAAPGQAASDLAFKAAQRALENAKLKAEDLDLIIVATITPDMPFPSVASIIQDRLGAKKAVCFDISAACAGFVYGLSVAEKFIAASAYKNALVVGTEVLSSITDWQDRNTCVLFGDGSGAVVLSEVKKGGIISTYLGCDGSKAGILNLPAGGSRNPATAETVRNRQHFLKMQGNELFKIAVNTMTDAAETVLKQAGMTFTDVDLIIPHQANARIIMAVAKKLGIPTDRVYLNIERCGNMSSASTVTALCEAVQEGKVKKGDIILLDAFGAGLVWGACIIEW; encoded by the coding sequence TTGAAAAAAGTAGGGATTATTGGTGTAGGTGAATACCTGCCAGAAAAAATACTCACCAATGCCGATCTTGAAAAAATGGTGGATACTTCAGATGAGTGGATTACTACGCGCACTGGTATAAGAGAAAGGCATATGGCCGCCCCTGGCCAGGCTGCTTCGGATTTAGCTTTTAAAGCTGCTCAAAGAGCATTAGAAAATGCTAAACTTAAAGCCGAAGATTTAGATTTGATTATTGTTGCAACAATAACCCCAGATATGCCTTTTCCCTCAGTAGCTTCAATTATTCAAGATAGGCTTGGTGCCAAAAAAGCAGTATGTTTTGATATTTCAGCAGCTTGCGCGGGCTTTGTTTACGGGCTATCTGTGGCTGAGAAATTTATTGCAGCTTCTGCTTATAAAAATGCTTTGGTAGTCGGTACCGAAGTTTTATCTTCTATTACTGATTGGCAGGATCGTAATACCTGTGTATTATTTGGTGATGGTTCAGGAGCAGTAGTGTTATCAGAGGTAAAAAAGGGTGGAATTATTTCTACATACTTAGGATGTGATGGATCAAAAGCTGGTATATTGAATCTACCTGCCGGCGGCTCACGTAATCCGGCGACTGCCGAGACAGTCAGGAACCGCCAGCATTTTTTAAAGATGCAGGGTAATGAGTTATTTAAAATAGCAGTTAATACCATGACTGATGCGGCCGAAACTGTTTTAAAACAGGCCGGTATGACCTTTACTGATGTTGATTTGATTATTCCGCATCAGGCAAACGCGCGCATTATTATGGCTGTGGCAAAAAAATTAGGTATTCCTACGGACAGGGTTTATCTTAATATCGAGCGTTGTGGTAATATGTCCAGCGCCTCCACAGTTACTGCGCTTTGTGAAGCGGTGCAAGAAGGAAAAGTTAAGAAAGGTGATATCATTCTCCTTGATGCGTTTGGAGCGGGCCTTGTTTGGGGTGCCTGTATCATCGAATGGTAG
- the fabD gene encoding ACP S-malonyltransferase has protein sequence MPKTFGYLFSGQGSQYVGMGKDLYDSFPQAKDIFEKANKVLGFSISDLCFNGPLDELTETNNCQPAIVTMTIACWQVYKAKQPQIDGFMAGLSLGEYSALVAAGALNFTDAVYLVRQRGQFMEEEALKHPGKMLSIIGLDLAKVKEICAEVKAEVANINCPGQTVISGISEAIEKAQILAKEKGSKLAVILDVSGAFHSSFMQEASVKLAKELEKIKISTPEFPIISNVTGKAVLTPEEIKQNLIHQVSASVLWDDSMRLILSKGVSSFIEFGPGKVLKGLMRRIDSNAQVMNIEKKEDLLKS, from the coding sequence ATGCCAAAAACATTCGGTTATCTTTTTTCCGGCCAAGGTAGTCAATATGTGGGAATGGGAAAAGATCTGTATGATTCTTTTCCTCAGGCAAAAGATATCTTTGAAAAAGCAAATAAAGTTTTAGGATTTTCTATAAGCGATCTTTGTTTTAACGGCCCTTTGGATGAACTGACTGAGACCAATAATTGCCAGCCGGCGATTGTTACCATGACTATTGCCTGTTGGCAGGTCTATAAAGCCAAGCAGCCGCAGATAGACGGATTTATGGCAGGTTTGAGTTTGGGTGAGTATTCAGCTTTAGTTGCTGCGGGCGCACTTAATTTTACTGATGCGGTTTATCTAGTCAGGCAGAGAGGCCAGTTCATGGAAGAAGAGGCGCTTAAGCATCCGGGAAAGATGCTTTCGATAATCGGCCTGGATTTAGCTAAAGTTAAAGAAATCTGCGCTGAAGTTAAAGCAGAGGTAGCTAATATTAATTGTCCTGGGCAAACGGTTATTTCCGGAATTTCTGAGGCAATTGAAAAGGCGCAAATTCTAGCCAAGGAAAAGGGATCAAAGCTGGCGGTTATTCTGGATGTTAGTGGAGCATTTCATTCCTCTTTTATGCAAGAGGCTTCGGTAAAATTAGCTAAAGAGCTTGAGAAAATAAAAATAAGTACTCCTGAGTTTCCTATAATTAGCAATGTTACCGGTAAGGCCGTTTTAACCCCTGAAGAGATTAAGCAGAATTTGATCCATCAGGTTTCTGCCAGTGTGCTTTGGGATGATTCGATGAGACTGATTTTATCAAAAGGGGTGAGTAGTTTTATCGAGTTTGGCCCGGGTAAAGTGTTAAAAGGATTAATGCGCCGTATTGATAGTAATGCGCAGGTTATGAATATAGAGAAAAAGGAAGATTTGCTTAAGTCGTAA
- the fabG gene encoding 3-oxoacyl-[acyl-carrier-protein] reductase: protein MRLKDKVALITGGARGIGQAIAMTFAREGADIVVADVNLEITQKTALEIEGLGRKALALQMDVTNYDVVEEGINKILDKMGKVDILVNNAGITKDNLLLRMSPADWDAVINVNLKGTFNCIKAVSRPMIKQRSGRIISIASIIGLMGNPGQANYAASKAGIIALTKTVAKELASRNINANAVAPGFIQTEMTAKLPEDIKKKMLEAIPLAKLGTPQDVANVCLFLASDESSYITGQVITIDGGMVMA, encoded by the coding sequence ATGCGTCTAAAAGATAAAGTGGCTTTAATAACTGGTGGAGCAAGGGGAATAGGCCAGGCAATCGCCATGACTTTTGCCAGAGAAGGCGCCGATATTGTGGTAGCGGATGTTAACCTCGAAATAACTCAGAAAACGGCTCTTGAAATTGAAGGTTTAGGCCGTAAAGCCTTGGCTTTACAGATGGATGTAACTAATTATGATGTGGTTGAAGAAGGTATAAACAAAATTCTTGACAAAATGGGAAAGGTTGATATATTAGTTAACAACGCTGGAATTACTAAGGACAATCTTTTACTTAGGATGTCTCCGGCGGATTGGGATGCGGTAATTAATGTTAATTTAAAGGGTACTTTTAACTGTATTAAAGCCGTATCTAGGCCTATGATTAAACAGCGAAGCGGCCGGATTATCAGTATCGCTTCGATTATTGGTTTGATGGGCAATCCGGGTCAGGCAAATTACGCTGCTTCAAAAGCCGGAATAATCGCTCTTACAAAAACAGTAGCTAAGGAATTAGCCAGCCGTAATATTAATGCTAATGCAGTAGCTCCGGGATTTATTCAGACGGAGATGACCGCGAAGCTTCCTGAAGATATAAAAAAGAAGATGTTGGAGGCAATTCCGTTAGCTAAGTTAGGTACGCCACAAGACGTAGCGAATGTTTGTTTATTTTTGGCATCTGATGAATCTAGTTATATAACTGGACAGGTAATTACGATTGATGGCGGTATGGTCATGGCGTAA
- the acpP gene encoding acyl carrier protein has translation MASQEKVKSIIAEQLGVKPEEVTPEASFVDDLGADSLDTVELVMALEEEFGIEIPDEDAEKITTVGDAIKYIDEKSAK, from the coding sequence ATGGCATCACAAGAGAAAGTAAAATCAATTATAGCAGAACAGTTAGGTGTAAAACCGGAGGAAGTAACTCCTGAGGCATCATTTGTTGATGATTTAGGTGCGGATTCTCTGGATACCGTAGAGTTAGTTATGGCTTTAGAAGAGGAGTTTGGTATTGAGATTCCTGATGAGGACGCGGAGAAAATCACTACTGTTGGCGATGCCATCAAGTATATTGATGAGAAAAGCGCCAAATAA
- the fabF gene encoding beta-ketoacyl-ACP synthase II, translating to MKKRVVVTGLGVISPVGNDVLSFWGSLKSGLGGVGPITSFDATAFDSRIAAEVKNFDPTHYGISVKDTKRTARFVQFAVAAAKQAIESSGLVLDKEDRDRIGVIIGSGIGSLHTIEEEHKVFLNKGPSRLSPFLIPMLIVNEASGLVAIMHGLKGPNSCVATACASGSHAIGEAYRTILYGDADIMITGGTESCIVPTAVGGFCALRALSTRNDEPKKASRPFDLDRDGFVMAEGSGLVVLENLEHAQKRGANIIAEIVGFGMTCDAYHITAPDPDGQGAASAMTIALKDAKMKPEDIVYINAHGTSTKLNDKIETLSMKKAFGQYCKKVMVSSTKSMTGHLLGAAGGVEFLVCCLAIKDGVIPPTINYEHPDPECDLDYVPNTARKANVTACMSNSLGFGGHNASLIVKKFKA from the coding sequence ATGAAAAAGAGAGTAGTAGTTACAGGATTAGGTGTTATTTCCCCTGTAGGTAATGATGTCTTGAGCTTTTGGGGGTCATTAAAGAGTGGTCTAGGCGGAGTCGGTCCAATTACCAGCTTTGATGCAACAGCTTTTGATTCGCGAATCGCCGCAGAAGTAAAAAATTTTGATCCAACTCATTATGGAATTTCTGTTAAGGATACCAAAAGAACGGCAAGATTTGTACAGTTTGCCGTAGCTGCCGCAAAACAAGCGATCGAATCCAGCGGCCTTGTTTTAGATAAGGAAGACCGGGATCGTATAGGCGTAATTATTGGTTCTGGAATCGGCAGCTTGCATACAATAGAAGAAGAGCATAAAGTTTTTCTAAACAAAGGCCCATCCAGGTTATCTCCATTTTTGATTCCTATGCTTATTGTAAATGAAGCAAGCGGCTTGGTTGCCATTATGCACGGATTAAAAGGCCCGAATTCATGTGTTGCTACAGCCTGCGCTTCTGGTTCTCACGCTATAGGAGAGGCATATCGTACCATACTTTATGGCGATGCTGATATTATGATCACTGGAGGCACGGAGAGCTGTATTGTTCCTACTGCGGTGGGTGGTTTTTGCGCCTTAAGGGCTCTTTCTACTAGAAATGATGAGCCCAAAAAAGCCAGCCGGCCTTTTGATTTGGATCGTGATGGTTTTGTTATGGCTGAAGGTAGTGGTTTAGTGGTTTTAGAAAACTTAGAGCATGCTCAGAAAAGAGGCGCTAATATAATCGCCGAGATTGTGGGTTTTGGTATGACATGCGATGCGTATCATATAACTGCGCCCGATCCTGATGGCCAGGGTGCAGCTAGCGCAATGACTATAGCTTTAAAAGACGCGAAAATGAAACCCGAAGATATAGTTTATATAAATGCCCATGGTACTTCTACTAAGCTTAATGATAAAATTGAAACTTTGTCTATGAAAAAGGCATTTGGCCAATATTGCAAGAAAGTAATGGTTTCTTCGACCAAATCTATGACCGGGCATCTTTTGGGTGCTGCCGGCGGGGTGGAATTTTTAGTTTGTTGCCTGGCAATCAAAGATGGTGTCATTCCTCCCACCATTAATTATGAACATCCTGATCCGGAGTGTGACTTGGATTATGTGCCTAACACAGCACGAAAAGCCAATGTAACTGCCTGCATGTCTAATTCTTTAGGATTC